In one Kitasatospora cineracea genomic region, the following are encoded:
- the tsrT gene encoding tryptophan 2-C-methyltransferase: MSRLVLLVNPNKVHPPIAPYALDVLTTALEDDGFEVEVLDLTFRRDDWKTCLHEYFAERSPMLVGVTVRNTDTVYAFEQRPFVGEHREIITEIRRLTDAPVVGGGIGFSTMPFALVEYFGIDYGVKGPGEKILCELAAAVAGGRDTAGIPGLIRNTARGAVRVPPAVLTVRHGQTQLAEATGQFEPRVWQVDRLSVYRRRSGVPRRVDNLEYYRRGGLGSILTKNGCAYRCSHCVEPDAKGTRYGQRELASVVDEMESLAAQGILDQHTTDSEFNLSIAHAKNLLREIVRRRHADPDNPLNGLRLWVYCQPSPFDEEFADLLAAAGCRGVNVGSDHIRPEVLSGWKVTEKGGTYYTFADTERLVRLCRERGILTMVEALFGMPGETPATVRACVDAFMALDATVTGFSLGLRLFPYTPMGIDIAERCAGVRTVPGLQSNTADGPIVLKPLRMCASPAEYERQFMFDEHGNFRLVCYFSPDLLPDPARAADPAERWHGAVADLWALIDPADHHRVMLPTVEGMSEHDNNYADNPFLTSLGGLGYTGAFWSHWRGREEIMRKAREAAAQPSHLPTPA; this comes from the coding sequence ATGAGCAGACTCGTCCTGCTGGTCAACCCGAACAAGGTGCATCCGCCGATCGCCCCCTACGCCCTCGACGTGCTCACCACCGCACTGGAGGACGACGGCTTCGAGGTGGAGGTGCTCGACCTGACCTTCCGCCGCGACGACTGGAAGACCTGCCTGCACGAGTACTTCGCCGAACGCTCCCCGATGCTGGTCGGGGTGACCGTCCGCAACACCGACACCGTGTACGCCTTCGAGCAGCGCCCGTTCGTCGGCGAGCACCGGGAGATCATCACCGAGATCCGCCGGCTCACCGACGCGCCCGTGGTCGGCGGCGGAATCGGCTTCTCCACCATGCCGTTCGCGCTGGTCGAGTACTTCGGCATCGACTACGGGGTGAAGGGCCCCGGCGAGAAGATCCTCTGCGAACTGGCCGCCGCCGTCGCCGGGGGCCGCGACACCGCCGGCATCCCCGGCCTGATCCGCAACACCGCCCGCGGCGCCGTCCGGGTCCCGCCCGCGGTGCTCACCGTCCGCCACGGGCAGACTCAACTCGCCGAGGCCACAGGCCAGTTCGAGCCCCGGGTGTGGCAGGTCGACCGGCTCTCGGTGTACCGGCGGCGCTCCGGCGTCCCGCGCCGGGTCGACAACCTGGAGTACTACCGGCGCGGCGGCCTCGGCTCCATCCTGACCAAGAACGGCTGCGCCTACCGCTGCTCGCACTGCGTCGAGCCCGACGCCAAGGGCACCCGCTACGGGCAGCGCGAACTCGCCTCCGTGGTCGACGAGATGGAGTCGCTGGCCGCGCAGGGCATCCTGGACCAGCACACCACCGACAGCGAGTTCAACCTCTCGATCGCGCACGCCAAGAACCTGCTGCGGGAGATCGTCCGCCGTCGGCACGCCGATCCGGACAACCCGCTGAACGGGTTGCGGCTGTGGGTCTACTGCCAGCCCAGCCCGTTCGACGAGGAGTTCGCCGACCTGCTGGCCGCGGCGGGCTGCCGGGGCGTCAACGTCGGCAGCGACCACATCCGCCCCGAGGTGCTCAGCGGCTGGAAGGTCACCGAGAAGGGCGGCACCTACTACACCTTCGCCGACACCGAGCGGCTGGTCCGGCTGTGCCGTGAACGCGGCATCCTCACCATGGTCGAGGCGCTGTTCGGCATGCCGGGGGAGACCCCCGCGACGGTCCGCGCCTGCGTGGACGCCTTCATGGCGCTGGACGCCACCGTCACCGGCTTCTCGCTCGGCCTGCGGCTGTTCCCGTACACCCCGATGGGCATCGACATCGCCGAACGCTGCGCGGGCGTGCGCACCGTCCCCGGCCTGCAGTCCAACACCGCCGACGGCCCGATCGTGCTCAAGCCGCTGCGGATGTGCGCCTCCCCGGCCGAGTACGAGCGGCAGTTCATGTTCGACGAGCACGGCAACTTCCGGCTGGTCTGCTACTTCTCGCCCGACCTGCTGCCCGACCCGGCCCGCGCCGCCGACCCCGCCGAACGCTGGCACGGCGCGGTCGCCGACCTGTGGGCGCTGATCGACCCGGCCGACCACCACCGGGTCATGCTGCCCACCGTCGAGGGCATGAGCGAGCACGACAACAACTACGCCGACAACCCCTTCCTCACCAGCCTCGGCGGCCTCGGCTACACCGGCGCGTTCTGGTCGCACTGGCGCGGCCGCGAGGAGATCATGCGCAAGGCCCGGGAAGCCGCCGCCCAACCCTCACATCTGCCAACTCCTGCGTGA
- a CDS encoding response regulator: MNQHGTTTPLTVLLADAQPAVRRGVRSMVEAGGGAAVVDEAGTTGEVLAATARHRPDVLVLDPQMDDGTGMRMISQVLRLTPETGVLVFSPFDDDKAVAAAFHAGARGYLVKRATADQIVRGIHAVGAGEAILDRVIAARLGTLIGTGQRPRSYPFPQLSDRERDVLEHLAAGRSNTFIARELALASKTVSNRISGILGKLGVADRAQALVLARDAGLGHAPAR; encoded by the coding sequence ATGAACCAGCACGGGACCACCACGCCGCTGACCGTGCTGCTCGCCGACGCCCAGCCCGCCGTCCGCCGGGGCGTCCGCTCCATGGTCGAGGCCGGCGGCGGCGCGGCCGTGGTCGACGAGGCCGGCACCACCGGCGAAGTGCTCGCCGCCACCGCCCGGCACCGCCCCGACGTCCTGGTCCTCGACCCGCAGATGGACGACGGCACCGGCATGCGGATGATCAGCCAGGTCCTGCGCCTCACCCCGGAGACCGGCGTCCTGGTGTTCAGCCCCTTCGACGACGACAAGGCCGTCGCCGCCGCCTTCCACGCCGGAGCCCGCGGCTACCTGGTCAAACGGGCCACCGCCGACCAGATCGTCCGCGGCATCCACGCCGTCGGCGCCGGCGAGGCCATCCTCGACCGGGTCATCGCCGCCCGCCTCGGCACCCTGATCGGCACCGGCCAGCGTCCGCGCAGCTACCCGTTCCCGCAGCTCAGCGACCGCGAACGGGACGTCCTCGAACACCTCGCCGCCGGCCGCTCCAACACCTTCATCGCCCGCGAACTCGCCCTCGCCTCCAAGACCGTCAGCAACCGGATCTCCGGCATCCTCGGCAAACTCGGCGTCGCCGACCGCGCCCAGGCCCTGGTCCTCGCCCGCGACGCCGGCCTCGGCCACGCCCCCGCCCGCTGA
- a CDS encoding cupin domain-containing protein, with product MPETVVIRRQEPDHLERAHGLDLRLLHPWGDLTAPFHGAWCVLRPGDLTDTHQHTERELFVCISGSGEIRTADTSHPVTAGDLVLLPADTDHAVANPHDTDFAYYAIWWQA from the coding sequence ATGCCCGAAACCGTGGTGATCCGGCGCCAGGAACCCGACCACCTCGAACGCGCCCACGGCCTCGACCTCCGCCTCCTCCACCCCTGGGGCGACCTCACCGCCCCCTTCCACGGCGCCTGGTGCGTCCTGCGCCCCGGCGACCTCACCGACACCCACCAGCACACCGAACGCGAACTCTTCGTCTGCATCAGCGGAAGCGGCGAGATCCGCACCGCCGACACCAGCCACCCCGTCACCGCCGGCGACCTCGTCCTGCTCCCCGCCGACACCGACCACGCCGTCGCCAACCCGCACGACACCGACTTCGCCTACTACGCCATCTGGTGGCAGGCATGA